Proteins from a single region of Takifugu rubripes chromosome 4, fTakRub1.2, whole genome shotgun sequence:
- the LOC115249643 gene encoding putative nuclease HARBI1, which yields MTALVHVMQQRQRQYKPRQYTERPNLLLQYSDEELYSRYRFRTQDIIYLCDVLRPHLQRPTVRSHALTVEEQVLIALRFFASGSFFEVIADSIGVTKSTVGFTSNSQQNFNYAHTSTRGTIERINGILKRRFSCLNYLRVEPKEACNIICACIVLHNIAQKRRVSMEEDDVPLPEGLIEAPQPHQTDEPAGRAVRSAMVNLYFS from the exons ATGACAGCACTAGTGCATGTGATGCAACAACGTCAGAGGCAATACAAGCCTCGGCAATATACTGAACGACCAAATTTACTTCTGCAGTACTCTGATGAAGAACTTTATTCAAGATATCGTTTCAGAACACaggatattatttatttatgcgaTGTTCTTCGCCCTCATCTTCAAAGACCAACAGTGAGGAGCCATGCCTtgactgtggaggaacaggTGTTGATTGCTCTTCGTTTTTTTGCAAGTGGATCGTTTTTTGAAGTTATTGCAGATAGCATTGGAGTCACAAAATCAACAGTTGGAT TCACAAGCAACTCACAACAAAATTTCAACTATGCTCATACATCTACAAGGGGGACAATTGAGCGCATCAATGGTATACTTAAACGGAGATTTTCCTGCCTTAATTATCTCCGAGTGGAGCCCAAAGAAGCCTGCAATATTATTTGTGCATGTATTGTGTTGCACAATATAgcacaaaaaagaagagtgTCCATGGAGGAGGATGATGTTCCACTTCCAGAAGGTCTGATAGAGGCACCACAACCACATCAAACTGACGAACCAGCTGGGAGAGCAGTCAGAAGTGCCATGgttaatttgtatttttcataA